The following nucleotide sequence is from Hylaeus volcanicus isolate JK05 chromosome 3, UHH_iyHylVolc1.0_haploid, whole genome shotgun sequence.
TTAATATCGCATTCAAACTCGAACTGTCCGTTGGAAATGAATGGATTATCAAgcgaatgaataaaataatttttaagaattttaaattattggatTTTGgtgataaacaaattattacagGAAGAGGGAagtttaatttagaaaattagacTTCGCTTTTCTAGTTTGGATTAAATTTACTGAATTtataatgtaactattgttgTACTTttgcgttaaaaaaataacagaaaagaGAAGCGGAAGAGATACAGTTGAATAGGAGAAACTGCAGTTGAAAAGTGTCGAGATGGTCGAGTCGTTCTTCCCGTACCGTTAATAACCGTTCGTGCGACATTCGTAATTCGTCTGTTATTATCGATAATGACTTTTGCATCGAGTATCACTTATTCCGCGGTTTCGCGGAATTTCCGTCTATTGTCATGCCTTATCGTACGACCGCGGACACCGGCCCTCCGCCTCGCTCTcttacataatatacatatattgtgcTGTCTGTAAGaattgaataaactttacttttccAATACCAAAACATTTTCTCACTTTTTCCATTGTCCATAGAAAGGTGCGGCATAAGCAttcgaaagaattaatttcagaaatcgtaaataataaaatataaaattatcgtaTGAATCTGCATTGTTAAACGCGCAGAATCGTTAATGTAAATATCTGCACGACGCAAGACGACGACATTGAACGCAGGATTGCGTATACTATTATTGGATTCTCtgtcatttcttcatttaccATTACCGCTTCGAATATGCAGATACAATTTGCTGGTCGCGTAATCTTTACACGGGATTCCCTTACGGCAGACGACGAGACAACGAATCGAACGTTaatcaataatttaacatcATTCTAATAGCTCAGAAAAATCCTACTcaaaattagataatttaacactCGACGTAGTATTTAGTTTTTTAACTTCGCTAAATTCACGAATTATATtcggatttattttcattgtcgcCTCACCTTCGGAATCAATTTTTCTggttccttaatgaaaagtcctgtcacccatttctaGATAATGTGGCAGCCAACTTGATAATCAAGACAGTCGTTATCATTTAATCAAAGGAGATCACTCGAATTTCTCTTTTGCATGGTAACGGCTATCGTTTGAAACGTTTGGAATTTGAGATATTTCGCCATCGAGTGGGAAATCCTGAAATTATTctctttaattcattatcgTCGAATAGGACAACGGTTCTTAGTTGAAGCGGTCTGTTGCAATTCGGGGCGGAGGGGAGGAGGTGCGATAACGGTTTTCCATGCAGGTTAAGGAACCAGGCGACGTCTACCTAGAACCATCCATTTCTGGAAACCGCCCCCAACAGCAAGGAGCCATATAAAACCATACCGCCCTAAACGAAGGGAATTCAGTTCTGCAACAGTCGCCCTGCAAGAATGAAGTTCTTCGTCTTCCTGTCACTTTTCGCTGCAGCAACGCTCGTTGCTTCCCTGCCATTGGGTGGCGAAGCCACGAATTCGTTGTCGgatggtacgaatattttacatttttattcgaagttCTAGATGCATTTTGAAAGTTTAGATTTAATAGAAGAAAGTATCGCGTGTTTCGTGAGGAATTCGTGTACAGTTATTTTGTTCTCTTCTGACTGAAGTGTGCTTCATCCCTTGAGTTGCATTCTGAAACTGAGTTGAGATTGTGTGCTTCGTTATTTTAGTCGTTGGACTACAGTTTGCGTGGTATTAAAAAGcagtatcattttatttcaggCGCAGTGTATCAAGAGGATGGCGAGGCTGCCAGTGAAGTTACGAGGATGAAGAAGCATCTCCATACGTATAAGACTAAGTCGGATAGCTCGAGGtgagtttcttaaaatatgaTAGATAGACTTTCGAGTgtcttaataaaaaattcactattttcaattgttatattattgttactcGGTTCTAAAATcctagtatttaattttcaattcgtaTTTACGAACGCTGACTgtcaacattttatattttcaactgTAAAATCCCAATTTTCAAGGATGAATGGACAACATTCTGATATTCGATGGTGAATTGTTTCAGTATTAGTCTGCAAACGCCGTTGACCAACATTGCCATCCAAAAATCCAGGGTCAGAACTCGGCCTTTGCATTTGCATCAACCCCTACGCCATCTTATACGCGACAGGGCTGAATATCTACACAGCATGTCGTTTGGCAACGAAGATGCCGCTGCAGCAACCAACGCAGAAACCGCGTCAGCAGCCAATGGAGGAGCCACAGCAGCAGCTAACGCAAATTTCATTGCAGTAGCCAACGCAAATGCCATCGCGAACGCAGGTAGCCAGATCCTGGTGAACGGTGTGCCCTTGTATCCAGGTCAAGTAATCTTCCTGGGTAGTTCCTGTCCGATTTTTGGGACGTCAGCCTTTGAAACTTTAGGCAACAGTGctaatgttggaggtccttctGGATTCTATACAAAGACTGGCGCGACAGCAACCGCTGAAGGCAGTAATAATGGAAAAAACACCGTTNNNNNNNNNNTATGGAAAAAACACCGTTGCTGAAGGACATAGTCAATCAGGATCGAGTTTTCAAGGATTTGGATTCTTTTCTGGAGCCAAAGTTGATACGAGCGCTAATGCTGATGTCTTTTCTAGACCTGGCATTGGTCGTACAGGATTAGGCTTTGGCAGTCAAAGAACAGGGTTGACTGAAGCTAACGCCAAGTCTAACGCCATAGCCATCACTGGAAACAATGGATTCGGTGGTAACGGCGTTGCTGGAGGTGATAGTCAATCAGGATCGTGGCTAGATGGATTTGGAGGTTCCCTTGAGTCGAATGTCAAGACTAGCGCCACAGCCAACGTTGGAGCTGGCTTCGGTCAGTCAGGGTTTTCTGGAGCTAAAGCTGATGCGAGCGCTGGTGTTAGAGCCTTTTCTGGACCTAATGTTGGAGACTTTTCTGAAGCTAATGCTAATGCTTATGCAACTGCCAATACTGTAAGCTTCGGACCAGGTAGGTTTtgtctttggaaaatgttgttttgtTTTGCTTAAAGTCTTCATTGAGATCTTGAAATATTGGGAGTAGTATTGCGAGCTTGGAGGTCTCGTTTATTATCGCTTCATTCGATTGCTTCATTGCTACGTGTTTAAAAATCGAGACGAGGTTGTATGCATTGTTAATAGCGAACAATTAGTGTTTGTGATTACAATTTGAGCGGTATCCTTTTTTCTTACAGGTGTAATCTTAAATGAGGATATTGGTGCTTCCAATGATCTTATCAGGATGAAGAGGCATCACCATTCGCATAAGACTAAGTTGGGTAGTTCTAGGTGAGTTTTCCAAAATATGAATAGATTCATTAGTGGACGTCTTAACTTTCGAGtatcttaataaaaaattctctattttcaatttttatatttttgttactcaGTTCTGAAATcctagtatttaattttcaattcctaTTTATGAACGGtgactttcaaaatttttaattctcaacTCTAAAATCCAGATTTTCAAGGATGAATGGACAACATTCTGATATTTGATGGTGAATTGTTTCAGTATTTTCTTGGAAACCCCGAACACCAAGCTTGCCATCGGAAAATCCAAAGTCAAGATTCAACCCCCAGTTTTGCATCTCCATGGACTCCATCTTTGACGCGAGAGCGCTGAATTTCCTCGAAGCCTAATGAAGACGcctgttcatttttttttttgtttgagaTTATCAGAACAGTCGGAATCGTGTTAGCTAGtgaggaaattttgtttaagggAAACGGAAAGGCAAAATATATACGTCGCGTATGAGTAAACATATgcgcgaaacaaaattattcaaaacatttattcgattcctttgaataaatttggcAAAAGTcttatataatgaatttaaaaataaaaatactccttaaataaatattttgttcgtacATACGGCAAAACTGACTGCACTGAAGTGAGTGGGCTTATGGCAATGCCAGTGGAAGGTCCATGATTCGACTACGTCATCGAAACCTTTGGAACGcggataaatttcatttaatatccAAGATCACGGAATAAAGTGAATAAAACATGATCAACGCGAAAGCGTCTCGTCTACGGGCCACGAATCATTATCCTAGTCCAAGGCAAAAAACTCATCTACCTGGAATCCCCCAAAATCAATGTCTCAAGTAGTCGCTGTTTGTAATCGTgtttaatatatgaaaaaaagttTCCTCATTCGACAACTGccatattaatttaacaattactCAAATAACTATTAATTGATTCTACTtgacacatttttctttcttcgaggaaatgaaaatttaagttGACCTTCTTTAATGTACAAAACGATGTAATactagaaataaaacaatgaaagtaGTTATTAAATTAGACGTAAGTaaatacgagaaaaattgtgttttgATAACAGGTGACGaataaacgaatatttatcgGAAAAGAAGTCTTCaatcaataatttttctttacaccAGATTTTATGATGGCAAAATTAATCTATACTTCTATACTACtattataaaaaggaaaaattgtttgcatGTAGAGAGTAATTTCTGGAACTAACTGAACCGATTCTCGCAATTTTTGAAGGAACAGAAAGCTACGATATCCCTAAGTAGCACAGATTACATactatttcgataaaaataagttttcaaTTAGACGTTTCTATATTTGTAAGCACTGTACTAACACGAActatcgattgaaacatcttggttataaaaaacaaaatacagcCACCGATtcataacgaataaaaaataatcgttttatGTAATAGTTTAGCCAAACGTGTACTCgttcattgtgaaatatttcactggataaataaaactcatcTTTCTATTTCCTCATTCTCTGTTCCCTGCCTCGGGCCGCGTGATTCCCCTGAAGCTAATCATCGAAATTCACATTATGATTAGCGTCCCGACGGTTGTACACATTTCTACGGTCCACTTTCGTATGTCCTTGGACTGTAAGGTCGTCCACTCGTTACGAGCCAATAACAAAACTCGTGTCATCGTTTCCGAAGCCAGCGACACGCGCGGGGATGTCTTCGATTTCGGCAGTGAAGGGATCCTCGTATAAAAGCACCTCGAGACGTGAATATTCCACGATTTGCGTTTTTGCTTCCTGACACGAGCATTTCTAAAAGAGCCTAGCCGAAATGGCGTCGCGATTTCTGGCCGTTTTCGTCGTGTGCGCGGTTCTGTTCGAGTCGTGTCCCGCGAAACCAACGCAATTAAGAGGAGACCCATCGAAGGACACCGACCCCCTTCGTGAGCTGTGGATCTTATCCGCGGAAACTGGTCAGTCTTTGTTGTagtttttctggaaaattgACCTTCTGGTGCTTTGACtttaatatagtaaataaaataaaaatttaaccaTCGTTTGGCGTAGAAAAAAGTTACGAATAGTTCAATATTTTCGTGACTATccttagaaatttattttattactggTAGTTTTGATTTGTGTATTTTATGTTCGAAATGTGattttacttcaaatttcctattcCAATCACAAGTTAAAGATTTTCCTTCTAAATGAAATGCGAACGCATCCAATATAAGACAGGACATTGACCTGGCTATTTACTTGACCATTGATTAGATAACTTACAAAACGCCAAGAGAGTGCAACGATCGCCACAACTTGGATTTCCTAATGAGGGTTATGGACTCGTGTCAGAACGCGAGCGTCGCAGGCACCGGAAA
It contains:
- the LOC128873522 gene encoding uncharacterized PE-PGRS family protein PE_PGRS44-like, with the protein product MKFFVFLSLFAAATLVASLPLGGEATNSLSDGAVYQEDGEAASEVTRMKKHLHTYKTKSDSSSISLQTPLTNIAIQKSRVRTRPLHLHQPLRHLIRDRAEYLHSMSFGNEDAAAATNAETASAANGGATAAANANFIAVANANAIANAGSQILVNGVPLYPGQVIFLGSSCPIFGTSAFETLGNSANVGGPSGFYTKTGATATAEGRHSQSGSSFQGFGFFSGAKVDTSANADVFSRPGIGRTGLGFGSQRTGLTEANAKSNAIAITGNNGFGGNGVAGGDSQSGSWLDGFGGSLESNVKTSATANVGAGFGQSGFSGAKADASAGVRAFSGPNVGDFSEANANAYATANTVSFGPGVILNEDIGASNDLIRMKRHHHSHKTKLGSSSIFLETPNTKLAIGKSKVKIQPPVLHLHGLHL